A part of Planococcus sp. MB-3u-03 genomic DNA contains:
- a CDS encoding adenylosuccinate synthase: MTSVVVVGTQWGDEGKGKITDFLSEHAEVIARYQGGNNAGHTIIFGGETYKLHLIPSGIFYKDKTSVIGNGMVVDPKALVQELKGLHDRGVTTENLRISNRAHVILPYHIKQDEVEEARRGANKIGTTGKGIGPAYMDKAARVGIRIADLLDHVVFEEKLRMNLKEKNRMFEKFYETDGFTVEEIMEEYYQYGQEIAQYVTDTSKVLNDAFDAGRRVLFEGAQGVMLDIDQGTYPFVTSSNPVAGGVTIGAGVGPTNISHVIGVCKAYTSRVGDGPFPTELFDDIGDKIRTVGKEFGTTTGRPRRIGWFDSVVVRHARRVSGLTDLTVNSIDVLTGLDTVKICTAYRYKGELITEYPANLRMLADCEPVYEEMPGWSEDVTSCKSLDELPENARHYLERISQLTDVQISIFSVGPDRNQTNIVKSVWR; encoded by the coding sequence ATGACATCAGTCGTAGTAGTAGGAACGCAATGGGGAGACGAAGGAAAAGGGAAAATCACGGATTTTCTGTCGGAACACGCAGAAGTAATCGCGCGTTACCAAGGCGGCAATAACGCCGGCCACACAATCATTTTTGGCGGCGAAACGTATAAATTGCATTTGATTCCATCGGGGATTTTTTATAAAGATAAAACATCGGTCATCGGCAACGGCATGGTCGTTGACCCGAAAGCGCTTGTGCAAGAGCTGAAAGGCCTTCACGACCGCGGGGTGACGACGGAGAACTTGCGCATTTCAAACCGCGCACACGTCATTTTGCCTTACCACATCAAGCAAGATGAAGTGGAAGAAGCGCGCCGCGGCGCCAACAAGATCGGTACGACCGGAAAAGGCATCGGGCCTGCGTATATGGACAAAGCGGCACGTGTCGGGATCCGCATCGCAGATTTGCTGGACCACGTCGTGTTCGAAGAGAAATTGCGCATGAACTTGAAAGAGAAAAACCGCATGTTCGAGAAATTCTATGAAACAGACGGCTTCACGGTCGAAGAGATCATGGAAGAGTATTATCAATACGGACAGGAAATCGCACAATATGTGACCGACACATCGAAAGTGCTGAACGATGCATTTGATGCCGGCCGCCGCGTATTGTTCGAAGGCGCACAAGGCGTCATGCTCGATATCGACCAAGGCACCTATCCGTTCGTCACGTCATCCAACCCGGTAGCGGGCGGGGTAACGATTGGCGCAGGAGTAGGCCCGACGAATATTTCCCACGTCATCGGCGTCTGCAAAGCCTACACATCACGCGTCGGCGATGGCCCGTTCCCAACGGAATTATTCGATGACATCGGCGATAAGATCCGCACAGTCGGCAAGGAATTCGGCACAACGACAGGCCGTCCGCGCCGCATCGGCTGGTTCGACAGCGTCGTCGTCCGCCACGCACGCCGCGTCAGCGGATTGACGGATTTGACTGTCAACTCGATCGACGTCTTGACGGGGCTTGATACGGTGAAAATCTGTACAGCTTACCGTTACAAAGGCGAATTGATCACGGAATACCCGGCGAACTTGCGCATGCTCGCAGACTGCGAACCGGTCTACGAAGAAATGCCAGGCTGGTCTGAAGACGTAACATCGTGCAAATCATTGGATGAATTGCCGGAAAACGCGCGCCATTACTTGGAGCGCATCTCGCAATTGACCGATGTCCAAATCTCGATTTTCTCTGTCGGGCCGGACCGCAACCAGACAAACATCGTCAAAAGCGTTTGGCGTTAA
- the dnaB gene encoding replicative DNA helicase, with protein MNESIDRVPPHNQEAEQSVIGAIFLEPQALVSVAEIVMPEDFYRVAHQKIFQTMIDLTDRGKAVDLVTVTEELSVKKELEDVGGLSYLTEIANAVPTAANVGHYAHIVEEKALLRRLIRVATTIVEDGFTREDEVEALLAEAEKKMMEVSSRKNAGDFIHIKDVLVKTYDNIELLHTRKGDVTGIPTGFRDLDKVTAGFQRNDLIIVAARPSVGKTAFALNVAQNVATKTEENVAIFSLEMGAEQLVMRMLCAEGNIDAQVMRTGALQNEDWRKLTMAMGSLSNAGIFIDDTPGIRVNDIRAKCRRLKQEYGLGMIMIDYLQLIQGPGKAGENRQQEVSDISRSLKGLARELEVPVIALSQLSRGVEQRQDKRPMMSDLRESGSIEQDADIVSFLYREDYYDKETEDQNMIEIIIAKQRNGPTGTVKLAFVKEYNKFVTIDWADQEGGGDF; from the coding sequence ATGAACGAATCGATCGACCGCGTCCCGCCGCATAACCAGGAAGCCGAGCAATCCGTCATCGGGGCCATTTTCCTGGAGCCACAGGCACTTGTTTCCGTAGCGGAAATCGTTATGCCGGAGGATTTCTACCGCGTCGCCCATCAGAAGATTTTCCAAACGATGATCGATTTGACGGACCGCGGCAAAGCGGTGGACTTGGTCACGGTGACAGAAGAGCTATCGGTCAAGAAAGAGCTGGAAGATGTCGGCGGCCTATCGTATTTGACCGAGATCGCCAATGCGGTGCCGACAGCCGCAAACGTTGGGCATTACGCCCATATCGTGGAAGAGAAAGCTTTATTGCGCCGCCTCATCCGAGTGGCCACCACAATCGTCGAAGACGGCTTTACGCGTGAAGACGAAGTGGAGGCTTTGCTTGCCGAAGCGGAGAAGAAAATGATGGAAGTGTCGAGCCGCAAAAATGCGGGCGACTTTATCCATATTAAAGATGTATTGGTGAAAACTTACGACAATATCGAGCTATTGCATACGCGTAAAGGCGATGTCACCGGCATCCCGACCGGTTTCCGCGATTTGGACAAAGTAACAGCGGGCTTTCAGCGCAACGATTTGATCATCGTTGCTGCCCGCCCGTCCGTCGGTAAGACGGCCTTCGCGCTCAACGTCGCGCAAAACGTCGCGACGAAAACCGAAGAGAATGTCGCGATCTTCAGTTTGGAGATGGGGGCAGAGCAGCTCGTCATGCGGATGCTCTGCGCGGAAGGCAATATCGATGCCCAAGTCATGCGGACCGGTGCGTTGCAGAATGAAGACTGGCGCAAGCTGACGATGGCCATGGGCAGTTTATCGAATGCCGGCATTTTCATCGACGATACGCCGGGTATCCGCGTCAACGATATCCGCGCGAAATGCCGCCGTTTGAAACAGGAATACGGCCTCGGCATGATCATGATCGATTATTTGCAGCTGATCCAAGGACCCGGCAAAGCCGGCGAAAACCGCCAGCAGGAAGTATCCGATATTTCCCGTTCTTTGAAAGGGCTGGCGCGTGAACTCGAAGTCCCGGTCATCGCCTTGTCGCAGCTATCCCGTGGGGTTGAGCAGCGGCAAGACAAACGGCCGATGATGTCCGATTTGCGTGAATCCGGATCGATTGAGCAAGATGCCGATATCGTATCGTTTTTATACCGCGAAGATTATTACGATAAAGAAACCGAAGATCAGAACATGATTGAAATCATTATCGCCAAGCAGCGGAACGGCCCGACCGGCACCGTTAAGCTGGCGTTTGTGAAGGAATACAATAAGTTCGTCACCATCGATTGGGCTGACCAAGAAGGCGGCGGCGATTTCTAG
- the rplI gene encoding 50S ribosomal protein L9 produces the protein MKVIFLKDVKNVGKKGDIKNVADGYANNFLLKNNLAVEADQAAMSKLAGQQKKQEKEVEQELNEAKELKEKLEALTIELTAKSGDDGRLFGSITTKQIAKELEKTHGHKIDKRKMELDDAIRALGYTNVPVKLHHDVTATLRVHVTEEA, from the coding sequence ATGAAAGTGATTTTCTTGAAAGACGTAAAAAACGTAGGTAAAAAAGGCGACATCAAAAACGTGGCGGACGGCTACGCGAACAACTTCCTGTTGAAGAACAATCTGGCTGTAGAAGCTGACCAGGCGGCGATGAGCAAACTCGCCGGCCAGCAGAAGAAACAGGAAAAGGAAGTCGAGCAGGAATTGAATGAAGCGAAAGAGCTGAAAGAAAAACTTGAAGCTTTAACGATTGAACTGACAGCGAAATCCGGTGATGACGGGCGCTTGTTCGGCTCGATCACGACCAAGCAAATAGCGAAAGAACTTGAAAAGACCCATGGCCATAAAATCGACAAGCGTAAAATGGAGCTCGACGACGCAATCCGCGCGCTCGGCTATACGAATGTGCCGGTGAAATTGCATCACGATGTAACCGCGACATTGCGTGTGCACGTTACTGAAGAAGCGTAA
- a CDS encoding DHH family phosphoesterase, translating to MSAFFRKRNLRYPLLALLALGMAAVILISLWSEWGAGIFAILYGAAITSAWVLEKRNYEETEKHIETLSYRMKKVGEEALLEMPIGILLVNENQQIEWANPYITSALDYETLIGESIYSLTEEFNQLVKSAESNEMVMSLGGRKYRVYYRADDRLFYLFDITEQVEIETLYHADRTVIGILFIDNYDELSQGMDDQVRSNLNSLVTSLINRWGTDNGIFVKRISSDRFMAVFNESILKKLEETKFTVLDDIREVTAKDNMALTLSIGVGAGSASLIELGAMAQSGLDLVLGRGGDQVAIKHPSGKVKFYGGKTNPVEKRTRVRARVISHALRDLIQESDQVFVMGHKMPDMDSIGAAVGVAKMAEMNRVKGRIVIDFDEYDRSVMRLMEEIESDPALFERFITPEEALSEMTEHSLLVVVDTHKPSMVIDERLLQRMERVVLIDHHRRGEEFITNTMLVYMEPYASSTAELVTELIEYQPKHEKLTMLEATAMLAGIIVDTKSFTLRTGARTFEAASYLRSNGADTVLVQRLLKEDLETYIERAKIVQSVEFVGDGIAIAKGEPGRIYSPVLIAQTADILLTMKDVNASFVIAERTEGGVGISARSLGEVNVQVIMENLGGGGHLTNAATQMPDASLEEAVGQLKAVLTENDGGGSEE from the coding sequence ATGTCGGCTTTTTTCAGGAAACGTAATCTAAGATACCCATTGCTGGCATTGCTGGCTCTTGGCATGGCCGCTGTGATCCTCATCTCCCTTTGGTCTGAATGGGGCGCGGGCATTTTCGCCATCCTTTACGGGGCGGCGATCACCTCGGCGTGGGTACTGGAGAAACGCAACTATGAAGAGACCGAGAAGCATATCGAAACGCTGTCCTACCGGATGAAGAAAGTCGGCGAGGAAGCATTGCTCGAGATGCCGATCGGGATTTTGCTGGTCAATGAAAATCAGCAAATCGAATGGGCCAATCCCTATATCACCTCGGCGCTTGATTACGAGACGCTGATTGGTGAATCGATTTATAGCTTGACGGAAGAATTTAACCAATTGGTCAAGTCTGCCGAATCGAACGAAATGGTCATGTCGCTCGGCGGCCGCAAATACCGCGTCTATTACCGTGCAGATGACCGCTTGTTCTATTTGTTCGATATTACCGAACAAGTGGAGATTGAAACTTTGTATCATGCGGACCGGACCGTCATCGGCATCCTGTTCATCGATAATTACGATGAATTGTCTCAAGGGATGGACGATCAGGTACGCAGTAATTTAAATAGCCTGGTGACGTCCTTGATCAATCGATGGGGGACTGATAACGGCATTTTCGTGAAACGGATTTCTTCGGACCGCTTTATGGCAGTGTTCAATGAATCCATCTTGAAGAAATTAGAAGAAACCAAGTTCACGGTGCTTGATGACATCCGGGAAGTGACAGCGAAAGACAATATGGCGCTGACATTGAGCATCGGGGTCGGGGCAGGTTCTGCTTCCTTGATCGAACTGGGCGCCATGGCGCAATCGGGGCTGGATTTGGTGCTTGGGCGCGGAGGCGACCAAGTGGCGATCAAGCATCCGAGCGGCAAGGTCAAGTTCTACGGGGGCAAAACCAACCCGGTCGAAAAACGCACGAGGGTGCGCGCACGCGTCATTTCGCATGCGCTTCGCGATTTGATCCAGGAAAGTGACCAAGTCTTTGTCATGGGCCATAAAATGCCCGATATGGATTCGATCGGCGCAGCGGTCGGCGTTGCCAAAATGGCGGAAATGAACCGCGTCAAAGGCCGCATCGTCATTGATTTTGACGAATACGACCGCAGCGTCATGCGCTTGATGGAAGAAATCGAAAGTGATCCGGCCTTGTTCGAGCGTTTCATTACCCCGGAAGAGGCATTATCGGAAATGACCGAGCATTCCTTGCTGGTCGTGGTCGATACGCACAAACCGTCGATGGTCATCGATGAACGCCTGCTTCAGCGCATGGAGCGCGTCGTCTTGATCGACCATCACAGAAGAGGCGAGGAATTCATCACCAATACGATGCTCGTCTATATGGAGCCGTACGCATCGTCTACGGCGGAGCTCGTGACCGAATTGATCGAATACCAGCCGAAACACGAAAAATTGACGATGCTCGAAGCGACAGCGATGCTCGCCGGGATCATCGTCGACACGAAAAGCTTTACGCTGCGCACCGGCGCCCGGACCTTTGAAGCGGCCTCTTATCTGCGCTCGAACGGTGCCGATACGGTGCTTGTGCAGCGATTATTGAAAGAAGACCTCGAGACGTATATCGAGCGGGCGAAAATCGTCCAGAGCGTGGAATTTGTCGGCGACGGCATCGCCATCGCAAAAGGCGAGCCGGGGCGCATCTACAGCCCCGTGCTGATCGCCCAGACGGCGGATATCCTACTGACGATGAAAGACGTCAACGCGTCATTCGTCATCGCAGAACGGACAGAAGGCGGCGTGGGCATCAGCGCACGCTCGCTCGGTGAAGTCAATGTGCAGGTCATTATGGAAAATCTCGGCGGCGGCGGCCATTTAACGAACGCGGCCACGCAAATGCCGGATGCAAGCCTTGAAGAAGCGGTCGGGCAATTAAAGGCCGTATTAACGGAAAATGATGGAGGAGGATCTGAAGAATGA
- a CDS encoding YybS family protein, whose amino-acid sequence MPNQKTRQLTNGAMMTALFAVLLAISVYVPVLSLISTLFLALPIAWYSAKYPAKASALVAAVGVVLSFLIGGLLSLPLALIHIPLGLMIGLSIHYKKSKLFMFMGASIVLLLSLMLQYVAAIAFLGINFLEEFMATMRSSYEQAGTWLERLGSESMQEYEELVAQFMLTFETLLPTLLILSVFTTVWILLLILLPILKRLGIEVPKFPPFREMRLPKSVLWYYLIVILVSLLSDFEQGTMAYLIFANASMLLQFLLFLQGVSFYHFYIHQEGWPRWVMVVVTVLAFPLQSFTSIIGILDLGFDIRGWIKRAHESKGK is encoded by the coding sequence ATGCCTAACCAAAAGACACGTCAGTTGACGAATGGAGCCATGATGACGGCGCTGTTTGCCGTCCTATTGGCTATTTCTGTATATGTACCGGTGCTGAGTTTAATCAGTACCCTGTTTTTGGCATTGCCGATTGCTTGGTATAGCGCCAAGTATCCGGCAAAGGCGTCGGCGCTGGTCGCAGCGGTCGGGGTCGTGTTAAGCTTTCTGATCGGCGGATTGCTGTCATTGCCTTTGGCGTTGATCCACATTCCGCTAGGGCTCATGATTGGGCTGTCGATCCATTATAAAAAAAGTAAATTGTTCATGTTCATGGGCGCGAGCATCGTCTTGCTGCTATCATTGATGTTGCAATATGTGGCAGCTATCGCCTTTTTAGGAATTAATTTCCTGGAAGAATTCATGGCGACGATGCGCAGTTCGTATGAACAGGCCGGTACGTGGCTGGAGCGCCTCGGATCGGAATCGATGCAAGAATACGAGGAGCTTGTGGCGCAGTTCATGCTGACCTTCGAGACCTTGCTGCCGACGCTATTGATTTTGTCGGTATTTACGACGGTGTGGATCTTGTTGTTGATTCTGTTGCCGATTTTGAAACGGCTTGGAATCGAAGTGCCGAAATTCCCGCCGTTCCGCGAGATGCGCTTGCCGAAAAGCGTGCTGTGGTATTATTTGATCGTCATTTTGGTGTCCTTGCTGTCGGATTTCGAGCAAGGGACCATGGCTTATTTGATTTTCGCCAATGCCTCGATGCTTTTGCAGTTCCTGTTGTTCTTGCAGGGGGTATCGTTCTATCATTTCTATATCCACCAAGAGGGCTGGCCCCGCTGGGTGATGGTTGTTGTGACGGTTCTGGCATTTCCTTTGCAGTCGTTTACGAGCATCATCGGGATTTTGGATCTCGGCTTCGACATCCGGGGCTGGATCAAGCGGGCGCACGAGTCTAAAGGAAAGTAA